The following DNA comes from Oscillospiraceae bacterium.
GGTCGTTGCCCTTGCCGGTGCAGCCGTGGCAGATAGCGTCGGCGCCCTCGGCCTTGGCGATTTCAACTAAGCGCTTGGCGATAAGCGGCCGTGCAAAGCTGGTGCCCAAAAGGTACTTGTTTTCATAGACAGCGTCTGCCTTTACGGTAGGCCAAATGTAGTCCTCAACAAACTGCTTTTTCAGGTCGGCAATGTACAGCTTGCTTGCGCCGGTGGCCTTTGCTTTCTGCTCCAAACCGGAAAGCTCGCCCGCGCCCTGGCCGACATCGGCCGCCACGGCAATCACTTCACAGTTATTGTAGTTTTCTTTCAGCCATGGAATAATAATTGAAGTATCCAGTCCGCCAGAATATGCCAGTACAACCTTTTTAATTGCTGTTTTATCCATGATGTAAGCCCTCCGCTTTCTGCTATGTAATTGTTTGTTTTTGCTTTTGATGCTTCTATTATACATCGAGAGTGCAAGAATTCAAGTGTTTTTTGCATATTTATTCATATTTATGAATTTTGTACAGAAATTTCTCCTGTTTGCGGTCAGGTTCCGCTCTGTGCAGCAAAGTTTCGGCGGGTTTTGGCATTTGTGCCCGCGAAAATGTGTTATACTAATTTTATGCCTACAGAATTTTTGCAGATACGGAGGTTTTGACCATGAAAGAAACAACAGCCGAGTCCCTCTCTTTTGGGCCGTTTCAAAAAATCGGCAAAGGCTGGATGCTGGTAAGCGCCGGTACACCCAGCAAGTGCAGCGCCATGACCGCCTCTTGGGGCGGGCTGGGCGTGATGTGGGGCAAAAACGTGGCCGCAATCGTCATTCGCCCGCAGCGCCACACCCTGCAGTTTTTAGAGACTGAGGGCCGCTACACCCTCAGCTTTTTTGATGAAAAGTACCGCGCCGCGCTCAACTACTGCGGCAGCCACTCTGGCGGCGAAAACCAAAAAATTGCCGCGGCGGGGCTTACGCTGCTGCCGCAGCAGCCGCTGCCGGTCTACCGGGAAGCGTCGCTGACCCTGGTGTGCAAAAAGCTCTACCGCCAGCCGATGGACCCCAAGGGCCTGTTAGACCCCGCGCTCGACACCCGCTGGTACCCCGGCAAAGACTACCATATTCTGTTCGTCGGGGAAATTGAAAAAGTGCTGCAGCCGTAAAAGGCAGCACAAAAGCCCGCCGCGGAAAAACGCGGCGGGCTTTCTTTATGCTTTAGTCAAAATTCGTGATGCGGTCAGAGATATTCTTGTAGCGGAAACGTGCCGTTTCGTTGAGCTTGAGCACCTCTTCCTCGGTGCCGGTAAAGCAGCAGCGCAGGCAGTAATACTCTTTTTTCTCTTTGTCGTAAAACATGTCGATGTCGAGGTCCCGCATGAAACAGGACGGGCAGCGGTAATTCAGCTTTCCTTTTCCAGACTGAGCCATGTAACAATCTCCTCTCCCTTTTTCACGCTGCCGCGCACGCCCAGGGTAAACATGGGCGAAAAAGCGTAGCCTTCGTGGGCATAGGTCTGTACGGCCGGCATTTGTGTCTGCACGCTGACGCGGGTGTCAATCGGCGGAATCTCCGCTGTGGCACTGCTGCCCCCAGCGACGGCCAGTTCGCGGTCTTTATAGGCGTACTGCAGCGATTTTTCCTCGCTGCCCTTGGCCGACAGACGCACACAGGTCATATCTTCCGGGTACTCGGTGGTACCGTAGCAGGCCGTCATGTACTCATTAAAGGAAACCGCGGCCTGCGGGTCGCTCATGTCAAGAATCCGGCGGGTGATTTTGATTTCTGCACTGCCCTCTGTAAAGGCAAAGACGGTCTGCACCTTTACGGTCAAGTCCTGAAACACGATTTCCACCGGGTCCAGGGTCAAGAAGCGGGTCGTGCCCTGCTGCGAATACTTTGCCTGCGTGCGGCACAGGCAAAGGTCCACTTCCTCGCCGCTGTGCGAAAACTTGCAGCTTTTTATGGTGCCCTCGCCGGCGTAGTGGGTAAAGTAGCCGGCGCGGTACATGCTTTGTATTAAGAAGGGGTAAGAAGCATTTACAACATGCTTGGTGCCAATGCCCACGGGGCGGTGCAGCTTTGCTACATAGGGGCGCAGATCAATCAGCGCGCCGCCCTGGTTCATATCCACGCAGGTGCGCAGGTAGGGGTCGGCATACCAAAAGAGCTGCTTGCGTGAGCCGTACAGAATGTCGCGCCAAAGCGCGCACTCCGGCTGCTGGTAGGTGTGGCAGCTGCGGTAAAAATTGGCGAACTCGCCCATGGTCATGTCCTGCAGCTCGCCCTTGTCGCGCAAAGAGGCATAGTAGGCCATGCCGTCGCGGTAGCTCTGCACCAAAAGCTCATAGGGGGCTTCCCAGCGGCCCATTTTGTTCATCCAGCCGGGGCCGACAAACATCATATTGTAGGCGTAGCCGTTGTTGTACTTTTTCAGGGATCGGTACTGGTCAATCAGGTTGTACAGGTACGGGTACTTGCCATCTTTGTAGATCATGCCGCGCAGCACGTTTTGCGGGTGAGTGCCAAAGTTGGAGCCGTTGCCGTCAAAGCAGGCCAGCAGGTCGCGCGAAAGATGCGGAATGCCGACAATGCCGATATCCTCGTCCCGATTGGCGGCGGGGGCGTGGGTGTTCTGCTTAGAGGGAATCCAGGGGTTCCACGGGCCGCCGTCAAGAAACGTGTACCAGGAGTCATTGCAGGTATGGTAGGCCTTGGGGCCCTCTTCCCAGCAGGTGGCCACGGCGCACTTGACACTTGGGTACTTTCCCTTGATGTAGCACAGCAGGTCAGAGTCCATATAATAGGAGCCGGTCGACTGCGGGTAAAAGCCAAAGCATTCATAAAATCTGCCAAAGACATCGTCTACAATAGACTTTTTGTCCTCTTTGGAAAACATCCAGATACAGAAATCATGCGTTTTGTACTTTTCCCGAAACTGCTTGCAGGGCAGGCCCAAAAAGCTGAGGGCAATCTCGTCGCCATAGGTCTGGTGGTGCTCTTTTGCCAAAGCGACCGCCTCGTCATTAAACAGACTGGAGTAGGTCATTTGTATCGTGGTCTTAAAGCCGTTTTCGTGGGCAATCTGCTGCTGCAGCTTAAAAATATCCAGGGACTCAGTCAACAGATTTTTGCGGCCGATGTTTTCCTTTTTCCCCTGGCCGGTCACTTTTTCCGCGTACTCCGGCACCATTTCGGGCCGGTGTACAATATTCAGTACAAATTTATCCATTTTGTTCTCCGCTTATGTAATCTAAATTGTTGGTGCACAAAGCTTATCCCTTTACGGCGCCGCTGAGCATACCCGCGATGAAGTTTTTCTGAAATATCAGGAAGAAAATCAGCACCGGCAGCAGCGTGATGACCGCGCCAACCATAATAGAGCCGTAGTTGATGACATTGCCGGGCGCCACCAGCATGGCCAGCGACAGGGGCAAGGTGTAGCTGCTCTGTTTGTTCAGCACAATCAACGGCCACATGTAGTTGCCCCACTGCTGCACAAAGGTTAAAATACCCAGCGAAGCCAGAGAGGGCTTCATGGTTGGCAGCACAATCTGGAAAAAGGCACGCAGGTCGCCGGCGCCGTCGATATGGGCCGACTCTATCAGGTCATTTGGAAACTGCTCGAAGTTTTGGCGCATTAAGAACACGCCGAACATCGAGGCCAGCCCCGGCACGATAATCGCCCACGGGGTGTTGACCCAGTGCATAGAGTTCATCTGTATATACAGGGGCACCATGGTCACCTGCGGCGGAATCATCATGGTAATCAGGCAGATAAAGAAGATGGTCTTGTTTCCCTTAAAGTGGTACTTGGCAAAGCCAAAGCCCGCCATAGAGTCCAGCAAAATGATTAAGACCGTGTAGGTCACGGTGATAAAAATGCTGTTGCCAAGGTTTTTCCAAATTGGCACGCTTGTCTGCAGCTGTTTTAGGTTGTCGCCAAAGTGTGACTGCGGCAGAAAGGTGAACTTCATGTTGAAAATCTGTGCGTTGTTGTGGGTCGCGGCGATAAAAGTCCAGATAAACGGAAACAGCGCAATCACAGACGCCACGATGAGGACAATGTAAATGGCGATTTTTGCGGCGGTATGTTTCATTTCTTCAGTCCTCCCTTGTCACGCGCAGCTGAATCAGCGTGAAAATGGCAATAATGACTGCAAGGATATACGAGCCGGCCGATGCTACGCCAAAGTTAAAGTTCTTAAAGCCTACCTGGTACAGGTACAGCACCGTGGTCAGGGTGGCGTTTGCCGGGCCGCCCTGGGTGAGCAGTTGCGGCTCTGTAAAGAGCTGCAGGGTGCCGTTCATCGAGTTGAAAATAGAGAAGATAATGACAGGCTTCAGCTGCGGAATAGTGATTTTCCAAAACTTGACGAAGCTATTGGCGCCATCTATAGAGGCAGCCTCGTACAGGTCGGGGGAAATATTCTGCAGACCTGCCAGCATAATCAGGCTGTTGTAGCCGGTCCAGCGCCAGGTCAGCGCCAAAATAATCAGCAGCACTGCCAGCGGTCCGCTGGAAAACCACTTTTGCGGGCTGCCGCCCAGGGTACTGATCATGCTGTTGATAAAGCCGCCGTTCTCGCTGAAAAGCAGCATAAACACAATCGAGTAGCTGACCGAGTCTATCAGCACCGGCATAAAGGTAAACATGCGGAAGGCACCCTTGAGCTTAATCAGCGCCGAGTTGAGCAGGTTGCCAAGCACCAGTGCCAGCACGGTCATAATGGGCACCTGAATAATCAAAATTACGAAAGTGTTGCCCAAAGACTGGTAAAAGAGCTTTTCAGTCAACAAATACGCGTAGTTTTTCAGCCCGACAAAGGCGATGTGCCCCGCGCGGTACTTGCAAAAGCTGAGCACCAGCGAATACAGAATCGGGTACGCCATAAAGATGATAAAGAAAATCAGAAACGGGCCGACGAAAATAAAGGGAGCAAATTTCTGCTTTAATCGATATTTCACAAAAGACATCTCCTGTCTGCGCCGGATTTACTCGTTGTCGACAGCTTTCTGCGCGGTGGTGTTTGCTTCGGACAAAGCAGGGCTGGCGCCTGGCTCTTGACAAAGACGTTGCCTACGGCGGTCTTGAGCGCGTTGTTAACATCGGTGAAATACGGGCCAAACGTGATTTCAGGGATTTTTTCTGTCAGTTTTGAGAAGGTTGCACCGACCGAAACGCCAAAGTAAGAGTCGACTACTTTGTACTCGGCATCTTGGTAAGACGGCGTGTAAGAAGTAAACAGCTTGCCGCTTTCCCAGTTGATTTTGTTGCCGGTGCTGCTCATCAGAGAGAACTTAACGAAAGCCTTTGCAAGGTCTGCATTTTGTGTCTGAGAAGAAACCGCCAGCACAGAGCCGCCCAGGTTTGCCTGTGTGTTTCCGCCAGAAGTAAAGGCCGGCAGCGGCACAATGCCCCACTTGCCCTTTTGGTCGGCGTTAGAGGTCTCCATTGTGCCCGCGTACCACACTGCATACGGAATGGTTGCGATCTGGTCGTTTTCGGTCGCGGTAATGCGGTCGTTCCATTCGTTTGCAAGGTTCTGGGTAATCCCCGCGGCTTTCATTTTATTCATCAGGTTAACTGCATTTATCATTTCTGCAGAGTCGAGCTTCACTTTTCCGTTGCTGTCATAAAATCTGCCGCCCTGTTGGTTTAAGAGCATCATCAGCGTATCGTCCGAAGAAGACCCGCTGTAGTCAAAGCCGAGCATTTTGGTCTTGCCGCCGGTGGCTTTCAAAATTTTTTTGCCCGCCTCAACGTAGTCGTCATAGGTCTTAATAGAATTGGCGTCCACGCCGGCTTTCTGGAAAATATCTTTGCGGTAGTACAGCGCATTCGGGCCAAGGTCCCACGGCACAGCCCAGTACTTGTTGTCGGTCTTTACCAGCGGCAGCACGGTGGAGGCAAAGTTTTTCTCTTCCGGCTTGACAAGGTCGGTCAGGTCGGTCCATGCGTCGGGGTACTTGTTTTTAAAGGACTGCATGTCGCGGTTCTGAATCTGCACAACGTCCGGCACATTGGCGTTTGCTGCCAGCTCTGAGTAAAGCTTGGTGTAGTTGCTGTCTACATTTTGTACTGTAACAGTGGTGCCGGGGTTTTCTTTCATAAACTCCTTTGCCTCTGCTGTCAAGGCAGTGGCGGCGTCGTTCCAGCCGGCAACCGTAATGCTGCCGGAAAGTTTCGCCGAGCTGCTGCCTGTCGAAGCAGCCGCAGCAGACGATGAGGTGGTGCCACTGTCCCCGCAGCCTGCAAGGCTCACGGTCAGCATGGCTGCAGCCAACACGCCGCAGCCGATTTTTACAAATTCCTTTTTCAATACGATCTCTTCCTTTCTCGTTGCAAAAATACGAACGCTTCCCCAAATTGTTTAAGTAAATATTTTATCTAACTTTCTTAAAATATTTACTGCACATAGTATAATGTTTGTTCGCTTAAATGTCAATTATTTTTATGAAATTTGTCTACATATCTGCAAAAAAAATTCCCGCCGAAGCGGGAATCTGCAAAACGCTGTTTTTTACTTTTCCGGGCAGGGTGCGCAACTTTTGCGCATCATGACTTTGCCGTTGATATACACGCACTTGGCGGCGGTGCGCTTTTGCAGCAGGCGCTCATGCAAAAGCTGCAGGGCCGTGCTGCACAAAAGCTCGGTGTCAATATGAAACGTGGTGAGCGGCGGCGAAACATACTGCGCAATGCCGATGTCGTTGATACTGAAAAAGCTGACCCGCTGCGGAATCGCCCACCCGCGCTCATTAAAAGCCTGCAGCGCGCCAATGGCAAAGGGATCGCTCGCCACACAAAAAGCCGTGGGCATTTCGTCCGCGCCCAGTTTGTCGATTGCGCGCATTGCCAGGCGGTAGCCGTCCCTTACCGTAAAGTGGTCGGCAAGAAAGATATACTTTTCCTGCAGCAGGCCGCGCTTTCTCATGCAGTCGCGAAAGGCTTCCTGCCGGATATCCTCTGTTTTTTCGCCCGTGTCTGGGTCGTAGTCACACCCGCCCAAAAAGCCAATGCGCCGGTGCCCCAGCTGCAGCAGGTAGTCAATAATCTGGTACACCATGGAGTGCAGGTTTGGCCGCACGCAGTCGTAGCGGCTCTCGTCGGGTGAAGTATCGATAAAAATGCCGCAGGGCGTAATGCTGTTTAG
Coding sequences within:
- a CDS encoding flavin reductase, which gives rise to MKETTAESLSFGPFQKIGKGWMLVSAGTPSKCSAMTASWGGLGVMWGKNVAAIVIRPQRHTLQFLETEGRYTLSFFDEKYRAALNYCGSHSGGENQKIAAAGLTLLPQQPLPVYREASLTLVCKKLYRQPMDPKGLLDPALDTRWYPGKDYHILFVGEIEKVLQP
- a CDS encoding carbohydrate ABC transporter permease, producing MKHTAAKIAIYIVLIVASVIALFPFIWTFIAATHNNAQIFNMKFTFLPQSHFGDNLKQLQTSVPIWKNLGNSIFITVTYTVLIILLDSMAGFGFAKYHFKGNKTIFFICLITMMIPPQVTMVPLYIQMNSMHWVNTPWAIIVPGLASMFGVFLMRQNFEQFPNDLIESAHIDGAGDLRAFFQIVLPTMKPSLASLGILTFVQQWGNYMWPLIVLNKQSSYTLPLSLAMLVAPGNVINYGSIMVGAVITLLPVLIFFLIFQKNFIAGMLSGAVKG
- a CDS encoding sugar ABC transporter permease yields the protein MKYRLKQKFAPFIFVGPFLIFFIIFMAYPILYSLVLSFCKYRAGHIAFVGLKNYAYLLTEKLFYQSLGNTFVILIIQVPIMTVLALVLGNLLNSALIKLKGAFRMFTFMPVLIDSVSYSIVFMLLFSENGGFINSMISTLGGSPQKWFSSGPLAVLLIILALTWRWTGYNSLIMLAGLQNISPDLYEAASIDGANSFVKFWKITIPQLKPVIIFSIFNSMNGTLQLFTEPQLLTQGGPANATLTTVLYLYQVGFKNFNFGVASAGSYILAVIIAIFTLIQLRVTRED
- a CDS encoding LacI family DNA-binding transcriptional regulator, translated to MATLREIAEQVGVSIATVSRVLNQDPQISVNEETRRAIFETADQFHYKKKKIYPIISNVAFLYWISQEEELNDIYFKSIRVELEKQAKAQNIGLVRYEKKDGIKTVAEDTAAFLAVGRFQKEELAYLNSITPCGIFIDTSPDESRYDCVRPNLHSMVYQIIDYLLQLGHRRIGFLGGCDYDPDTGEKTEDIRQEAFRDCMRKRGLLQEKYIFLADHFTVRDGYRLAMRAIDKLGADEMPTAFCVASDPFAIGALQAFNERGWAIPQRVSFFSINDIGIAQYVSPPLTTFHIDTELLCSTALQLLHERLLQKRTAAKCVYINGKVMMRKSCAPCPEK
- a CDS encoding sugar ABC transporter substrate-binding protein, encoding MKKEFVKIGCGVLAAAMLTVSLAGCGDSGTTSSSAAAASTGSSSAKLSGSITVAGWNDAATALTAEAKEFMKENPGTTVTVQNVDSNYTKLYSELAANANVPDVVQIQNRDMQSFKNKYPDAWTDLTDLVKPEEKNFASTVLPLVKTDNKYWAVPWDLGPNALYYRKDIFQKAGVDANSIKTYDDYVEAGKKILKATGGKTKMLGFDYSGSSSDDTLMMLLNQQGGRFYDSNGKVKLDSAEMINAVNLMNKMKAAGITQNLANEWNDRITATENDQIATIPYAVWYAGTMETSNADQKGKWGIVPLPAFTSGGNTQANLGGSVLAVSSQTQNADLAKAFVKFSLMSSTGNKINWESGKLFTSYTPSYQDAEYKVVDSYFGVSVGATFSKLTEKIPEITFGPYFTDVNNALKTAVGNVFVKSQAPALLCPKQTPPRRKLSTTSKSGADRRCLL